The following are encoded together in the Hippoglossus stenolepis isolate QCI-W04-F060 chromosome 12, HSTE1.2, whole genome shotgun sequence genome:
- the nckap1 gene encoding nck-associated protein 1 isoform X4, protein MSRGVIQPSQQKLAEKLTILNDRGIGMLTRVYNIKKACGDPKAKPSYLVDKNLESAVKFIVRKFPAVETRNNNLAQLQKEKSEILKNLALYYFTFVDVMEFKDHVCELLNTIDACQVFFDITVNFDLTKNYLDLVVTYTTLMTILSRIEERKAIIGLYNYAHEMTHGASDREYPRLGQMIVDYENPLKKMMEEFVPHGKSLSDALISLTMVYPRRNLSADQWRNAQLLSLISAPSTMLNPAQSDTMPCEYLSLDAMEKWIVFGFILCHAVLNTDAAALSLWKLALQSSTCLCLFRDEVFHIHKAAEDLFVNIRGYNKRINDIRECKEQALSHAGSMHRERRKFLRSALKELATVLADQPGLLGPKALFVFMALSFARDEIIWLLRHADNIQKKSTDDFIDKHIAELIFYMEELRAHVRKYGPVMQRYYVQYLSGFDAVVLNELVQNLSVCPEDESIIMSSFVNTMTSLSVKQVEDGEVFDFRGMRLDWFRLQAYTSVSKASLGIADHKELGKMMNTIIFHTKMVDSLVEMLVETSDLSIFCFYSRAFEKMFQQCLELPSQSRHSICFPLLCTHFMSCTHELCPEERHHIGDRSLSLCNMFLDEMAKQARNLITDICTEQCTLSDQLLPKHCAKTISQAVNKKSKKATGKKGEPEREKPGVESMRKNRLLVTNLDKLHTALSELCFSINYVPNLAVWEHTFTPREYLTSHLEIRFTKSIVGMTMYNQATQEIAKPSELLTSVRAYMTVLQSIENYVTIDITRVFNNVLLQQTQHLDSHGEPTITSLYTNWYLETLLRQVSNGHIAYFPAMKAFVNLPTENELTFNAEEYSDISEMRSLSELLGPYGMKFLSESLMWHISSQVAELKKLVVENMEVLTQMRTSFDKPEHMAALFKKLTSVDSVLKRMTIIGVILSFRSLAQEALRDVLSCHIPFLVSSVEDFKDHIPRETDMKVAMNVYELSSAAGLPCEIDPALVVALSSQKSENISPEEEYKIACLLMVFVAVSLPTLASNVMSQYSPAIEGHCNNIHCLAKAINQIAAALFTIHKGSIEDRLKEFLALASSSLLKIGQETDKMTTRNRESVYLLLDMIVQESPFLTMDLLESCFPYVLLRNAYHAVYKQSISSNA, encoded by the exons ATGTCTCGGGGAGTGATCCAGCCCAGCCAGCAGAAACTGGCCGAGAAACTCACCATCCTCAACGACCGGGGCATCGGGATGTTGACCCGTGTTTACAATATCAAAAAG GCATGTGGGGATCCCAAGGCTAAGCCCTCCTATCTCGTTGATAAGAACCTGGAGTCGGCGGTTAAATTTATCGTCAGGAAGTTTCCTGCGGTGGAGACGCGGAATAATAAC CTGGCTCAGCTGCAGAAGGAGAAGTCAGAGATCCTGAAAAACTTGGCTCTCTACTATTTTACCTTCGTAGATGTCATGGAATTCAAG GACcatgtgtgtgagctgctgaaCACCATCGACGCCTGCCAGGTCTTCTTTGATATT acggtgaactttgacctgacCAAGAACTACCTGGACCTGGTGGTGACTTACACTACTCTGATGACAATACTGTCGCGCATAGAGGAGAGGAAAGCCATCATAGGACTGTACAACTATGCCCATGAGATGACACACGGAGCCAG tgatCGTGAGTATCCCAGGTTGGGCCAGATGATTGTGGATTATGAAAACCCTTTGAAGAAGATGATGGAGGAGTTTGTTCCACATGGAAAG TCCCTGTCGGACGCGTTGATCAGTCTTACGATGGTTTACCCCAGGAGGAACCTGTCTGCCGACCAATGGAGGAACGCCCAGCTGCTCTCGCTCATCTCTGCCCCCTCCACCATGCTCAATCCTGCTCAGTCAGACACT ATGCCGTGTGAATATCTGTCACTGGACGCGATGGAGAAGTGGATTGTTT TCGGTTTCATCCTGTGTCACGCGGTGCTGAACACCGATGCAGCGGCGTTGTCTCTGTGGAAGTTGGCTCTGCAAAGCTCCACCTGCCTCTGCCTGTTCAGGGACGAGGTCTTCCACATCCACAAGGCCGCAGAGGATCTGTTTGTGAACATCAGAGG GTACAACAAACGCATCAACGACATCAGAGAGTGCAAAGAACAGGCCCTGTCTCATGC AGGCTCCATGCACCGAGAGAGACGCAAGTTCCTAAGATCGGCTCTGAAGGAGCTGGCCACGGTTTTAGCGGATCAGCCTGGACTGCTCGGTCCTAAG GCATTATTTGTGTTCATGGCATTGTCGTTCGCCCGTGACGAGATAATATGGCTTCTCCGACATGCCGACAACATCCAGAAGAAAAGCACAGACGACTTCATAGACAA ACACATAGCAGAGTTGATCTTCTACATGGAGGAGCTCAGAGCTCATGTCAGGAAGTATGGCCCGGTGATGCAGCGATATTACGTCCAGTACCTGTCGGGGTTTGATGCTGTGGTGCTGAATGAGCTGGTGCAG aacctgtctgtgtgtccagagGATGAGTCTATAATCATGTCCTCATTTGTCAACACTATGACCTCTCTCAGTGTCAAACAAG tggaGGACGGAGAGGTGTTTGACTTCAGAGGCATGAGACTGGACTGGTTCAgactgcag gcCTACACAAGCGTCTCCAAGGCCAGTCTTGGAATAGCCGATCACAAGGAGCTTGGTAAAATGATGAACACCATCATCTTCCACACAAAAATGGTGGATTCTCTGGTGGAGATGCTGGTGGAGACGTCCGACCTGTCCATCTTctg cttctACAGCCGCGCATTTGAGAAGATGTTCCAGCAGTGCTTGGAGCTTCCCTCCCAGAGCCGACACTCcatctgtttccctctgctctgcaCACACTTCATGTCCTGTACACACGAGCTCTGTCCTGAAGag cgaCACCACATAGGAGATCGGAGCCTGTCGTTGTGTAACATGTTTCTGGATGAAATGGCCAAACAGGCCAGAAACCTGATCACAGACATCTGCACTGAACAATGTACACTCAGCGACCAG CTGCTTCCCAAGCATTGTGCGAAGACCATCAGCCAGGCCGTGAACAAGAAGAGCAAGAAGGCGACGGGGAAGAAGGGCGAGCCGGAGCGGGAGAAACCGGGAGTGGAGAGCATGAGGAAGAACAGATTACTGGTCACCAA TCTGGACAAACTCCACACAGCGTTGTCTGAACTCTGCTTCTCCATCAACTACGTCCCCAACTTGGCGGTGTGGGAACACACTTTCACACCCAGAGAGTATCTCACCTCGCACCTGGAGATCCGATTCaccaa GTCCATAGTGGGGATGACGATGTACAACCAGGCGACCCAGGAGATAGCCAAGCCCAGCGAGCTGCTGACCAGCGTCCGGGCCTACATGACGGTGCTGCAGTCCATAGAGAACTACGTCACCATCGACATCACCCGCGTCTTCAACAacgtcctcctgcagcagacgCAGCACCTGGACAGCCATGGGGAACCCACCATCACCAGTCTGTATACAAACTG GTACTTGGAGACGTTGCTCCGTCAGGTCAGTAACGGACACATCGCCTACTTCCCTGCCATGAAGGCCTTTGTCAACCTGCCCACGGAGAACGAACTGACTTTCAACGCTGAGGAATACTCTGACATCTccg AGATGCGTTCTCTGTCGGAGCTGCTGGGGCCGTACGGGATGAAGTTCCTCAGTGAGAGTCTGATGTGGCACATCTCGTCGCAGGTCGCGGAGTtgaag AAACTGGTGGTGGAGAACATGGAGGTGCTGACTCAGATGAGGACGAGCTTCGACAAACCAGAGCACATGGCTGCGCTCTTCAAGAAACTCACCT CTGTGGACAGTGTTTTGAAGAGAATGACCATCATTGGAGTCATTTTGTCTTTCCGCTCCCTCGCTCAGGAGGCTCTGAGAGAt GTCTTATCCTGTCACATTCCTTTCCTGGTCAGTTCGGTGGAAGATTTCAAAGACCACATTCCCAGAGAGACGGACATGAAG GTGGCCATGAATGTCTACGAGCTGTCGTCAGCCGCAGGTTTACCCTGTGAGATCGACCCGGCGCTGGTCGTGGCTCTGTCCTCACAGAAGAGtg agaacaTCAGTCCGGAGGAGGAGTACAAGATCGCCTGCCTGCTGATGGTGTTTGTGGCCGTTTCACTGCCAACGCTGGCGAGCAACGTGATGTCCCAGTACAGCCCTGCCATTGAAG
- the nckap1 gene encoding nck-associated protein 1 isoform X3 yields MSRGVIQPSQQKLAEKLTILNDRGIGMLTRVYNIKKACGDPKAKPSYLVDKNLESAVKFIVRKFPAVETRNNNQQLAQLQKEKSEILKNLALYYFTFVDVMEFKDHVCELLNTIDACQVFFDITVNFDLTKNYLDLVVTYTTLMTILSRIEERKAIIGLYNYAHEMTHGASDREYPRLGQMIVDYENPLKKMMEEFVPHGKSLSDALISLTMVYPRRNLSADQWRNAQLLSLISAPSTMLNPAQSDTMPCEYLSLDAMEKWIVFGFILCHAVLNTDAAALSLWKLALQSSTCLCLFRDEVFHIHKAAEDLFVNIRGYNKRINDIRECKEQALSHAGSMHRERRKFLRSALKELATVLADQPGLLGPKALFVFMALSFARDEIIWLLRHADNIQKKSTDDFIDKHIAELIFYMEELRAHVRKYGPVMQRYYVQYLSGFDAVVLNELVQNLSVCPEDESIIMSSFVNTMTSLSVKQVEDGEVFDFRGMRLDWFRLQAYTSVSKASLGIADHKELGKMMNTIIFHTKMVDSLVEMLVETSDLSIFCFYSRAFEKMFQQCLELPSQSRHSICFPLLCTHFMSCTHELCPEERHHIGDRSLSLCNMFLDEMAKQARNLITDICTEQCTLSDQLLPKHCAKTISQAVNKKSKKATGKKGEPEREKPGVESMRKNRLLVTNLDKLHTALSELCFSINYVPNLAVWEHTFTPREYLTSHLEIRFTKSIVGMTMYNQATQEIAKPSELLTSVRAYMTVLQSIENYVTIDITRVFNNVLLQQTQHLDSHGEPTITSLYTNWYLETLLRQVSNGHIAYFPAMKAFVNLPTENELTFNAEEYSDISEMRSLSELLGPYGMKFLSESLMWHISSQVAELKKLVVENMEVLTQMRTSFDKPEHMAALFKKLTSVDSVLKRMTIIGVILSFRSLAQEALRDVLSCHIPFLVSSVEDFKDHIPRETDMKVAMNVYELSSAAGLPCEIDPALVVALSSQKSENISPEEEYKIACLLMVFVAVSLPTLASNVMSQYSPAIEGHCNNIHCLAKAINQIAAALFTIHKGSIEDRLKEFLALASSSLLKIGQETDKMTTRNRESVYLLLDMIVQESPFLTMDLLESCFPYVLLRNAYHAVYKQSISSNA; encoded by the exons ATGTCTCGGGGAGTGATCCAGCCCAGCCAGCAGAAACTGGCCGAGAAACTCACCATCCTCAACGACCGGGGCATCGGGATGTTGACCCGTGTTTACAATATCAAAAAG GCATGTGGGGATCCCAAGGCTAAGCCCTCCTATCTCGTTGATAAGAACCTGGAGTCGGCGGTTAAATTTATCGTCAGGAAGTTTCCTGCGGTGGAGACGCGGAATAATAAC CAACAGCTGGCTCAGCTGCAGAAGGAGAAGTCAGAGATCCTGAAAAACTTGGCTCTCTACTATTTTACCTTCGTAGATGTCATGGAATTCAAG GACcatgtgtgtgagctgctgaaCACCATCGACGCCTGCCAGGTCTTCTTTGATATT acggtgaactttgacctgacCAAGAACTACCTGGACCTGGTGGTGACTTACACTACTCTGATGACAATACTGTCGCGCATAGAGGAGAGGAAAGCCATCATAGGACTGTACAACTATGCCCATGAGATGACACACGGAGCCAG tgatCGTGAGTATCCCAGGTTGGGCCAGATGATTGTGGATTATGAAAACCCTTTGAAGAAGATGATGGAGGAGTTTGTTCCACATGGAAAG TCCCTGTCGGACGCGTTGATCAGTCTTACGATGGTTTACCCCAGGAGGAACCTGTCTGCCGACCAATGGAGGAACGCCCAGCTGCTCTCGCTCATCTCTGCCCCCTCCACCATGCTCAATCCTGCTCAGTCAGACACT ATGCCGTGTGAATATCTGTCACTGGACGCGATGGAGAAGTGGATTGTTT TCGGTTTCATCCTGTGTCACGCGGTGCTGAACACCGATGCAGCGGCGTTGTCTCTGTGGAAGTTGGCTCTGCAAAGCTCCACCTGCCTCTGCCTGTTCAGGGACGAGGTCTTCCACATCCACAAGGCCGCAGAGGATCTGTTTGTGAACATCAGAGG GTACAACAAACGCATCAACGACATCAGAGAGTGCAAAGAACAGGCCCTGTCTCATGC AGGCTCCATGCACCGAGAGAGACGCAAGTTCCTAAGATCGGCTCTGAAGGAGCTGGCCACGGTTTTAGCGGATCAGCCTGGACTGCTCGGTCCTAAG GCATTATTTGTGTTCATGGCATTGTCGTTCGCCCGTGACGAGATAATATGGCTTCTCCGACATGCCGACAACATCCAGAAGAAAAGCACAGACGACTTCATAGACAA ACACATAGCAGAGTTGATCTTCTACATGGAGGAGCTCAGAGCTCATGTCAGGAAGTATGGCCCGGTGATGCAGCGATATTACGTCCAGTACCTGTCGGGGTTTGATGCTGTGGTGCTGAATGAGCTGGTGCAG aacctgtctgtgtgtccagagGATGAGTCTATAATCATGTCCTCATTTGTCAACACTATGACCTCTCTCAGTGTCAAACAAG tggaGGACGGAGAGGTGTTTGACTTCAGAGGCATGAGACTGGACTGGTTCAgactgcag gcCTACACAAGCGTCTCCAAGGCCAGTCTTGGAATAGCCGATCACAAGGAGCTTGGTAAAATGATGAACACCATCATCTTCCACACAAAAATGGTGGATTCTCTGGTGGAGATGCTGGTGGAGACGTCCGACCTGTCCATCTTctg cttctACAGCCGCGCATTTGAGAAGATGTTCCAGCAGTGCTTGGAGCTTCCCTCCCAGAGCCGACACTCcatctgtttccctctgctctgcaCACACTTCATGTCCTGTACACACGAGCTCTGTCCTGAAGag cgaCACCACATAGGAGATCGGAGCCTGTCGTTGTGTAACATGTTTCTGGATGAAATGGCCAAACAGGCCAGAAACCTGATCACAGACATCTGCACTGAACAATGTACACTCAGCGACCAG CTGCTTCCCAAGCATTGTGCGAAGACCATCAGCCAGGCCGTGAACAAGAAGAGCAAGAAGGCGACGGGGAAGAAGGGCGAGCCGGAGCGGGAGAAACCGGGAGTGGAGAGCATGAGGAAGAACAGATTACTGGTCACCAA TCTGGACAAACTCCACACAGCGTTGTCTGAACTCTGCTTCTCCATCAACTACGTCCCCAACTTGGCGGTGTGGGAACACACTTTCACACCCAGAGAGTATCTCACCTCGCACCTGGAGATCCGATTCaccaa GTCCATAGTGGGGATGACGATGTACAACCAGGCGACCCAGGAGATAGCCAAGCCCAGCGAGCTGCTGACCAGCGTCCGGGCCTACATGACGGTGCTGCAGTCCATAGAGAACTACGTCACCATCGACATCACCCGCGTCTTCAACAacgtcctcctgcagcagacgCAGCACCTGGACAGCCATGGGGAACCCACCATCACCAGTCTGTATACAAACTG GTACTTGGAGACGTTGCTCCGTCAGGTCAGTAACGGACACATCGCCTACTTCCCTGCCATGAAGGCCTTTGTCAACCTGCCCACGGAGAACGAACTGACTTTCAACGCTGAGGAATACTCTGACATCTccg AGATGCGTTCTCTGTCGGAGCTGCTGGGGCCGTACGGGATGAAGTTCCTCAGTGAGAGTCTGATGTGGCACATCTCGTCGCAGGTCGCGGAGTtgaag AAACTGGTGGTGGAGAACATGGAGGTGCTGACTCAGATGAGGACGAGCTTCGACAAACCAGAGCACATGGCTGCGCTCTTCAAGAAACTCACCT CTGTGGACAGTGTTTTGAAGAGAATGACCATCATTGGAGTCATTTTGTCTTTCCGCTCCCTCGCTCAGGAGGCTCTGAGAGAt GTCTTATCCTGTCACATTCCTTTCCTGGTCAGTTCGGTGGAAGATTTCAAAGACCACATTCCCAGAGAGACGGACATGAAG GTGGCCATGAATGTCTACGAGCTGTCGTCAGCCGCAGGTTTACCCTGTGAGATCGACCCGGCGCTGGTCGTGGCTCTGTCCTCACAGAAGAGtg agaacaTCAGTCCGGAGGAGGAGTACAAGATCGCCTGCCTGCTGATGGTGTTTGTGGCCGTTTCACTGCCAACGCTGGCGAGCAACGTGATGTCCCAGTACAGCCCTGCCATTGAAG
- the nckap1 gene encoding nck-associated protein 1 isoform X2 produces the protein MSRGVIQPSQQKLAEKLTILNDRGIGMLTRVYNIKKQGQVWKACGDPKAKPSYLVDKNLESAVKFIVRKFPAVETRNNNLAQLQKEKSEILKNLALYYFTFVDVMEFKDHVCELLNTIDACQVFFDITVNFDLTKNYLDLVVTYTTLMTILSRIEERKAIIGLYNYAHEMTHGASDREYPRLGQMIVDYENPLKKMMEEFVPHGKSLSDALISLTMVYPRRNLSADQWRNAQLLSLISAPSTMLNPAQSDTMPCEYLSLDAMEKWIVFGFILCHAVLNTDAAALSLWKLALQSSTCLCLFRDEVFHIHKAAEDLFVNIRGYNKRINDIRECKEQALSHAGSMHRERRKFLRSALKELATVLADQPGLLGPKALFVFMALSFARDEIIWLLRHADNIQKKSTDDFIDKHIAELIFYMEELRAHVRKYGPVMQRYYVQYLSGFDAVVLNELVQNLSVCPEDESIIMSSFVNTMTSLSVKQVEDGEVFDFRGMRLDWFRLQAYTSVSKASLGIADHKELGKMMNTIIFHTKMVDSLVEMLVETSDLSIFCFYSRAFEKMFQQCLELPSQSRHSICFPLLCTHFMSCTHELCPEERHHIGDRSLSLCNMFLDEMAKQARNLITDICTEQCTLSDQLLPKHCAKTISQAVNKKSKKATGKKGEPEREKPGVESMRKNRLLVTNLDKLHTALSELCFSINYVPNLAVWEHTFTPREYLTSHLEIRFTKSIVGMTMYNQATQEIAKPSELLTSVRAYMTVLQSIENYVTIDITRVFNNVLLQQTQHLDSHGEPTITSLYTNWYLETLLRQVSNGHIAYFPAMKAFVNLPTENELTFNAEEYSDISEMRSLSELLGPYGMKFLSESLMWHISSQVAELKKLVVENMEVLTQMRTSFDKPEHMAALFKKLTSVDSVLKRMTIIGVILSFRSLAQEALRDVLSCHIPFLVSSVEDFKDHIPRETDMKVAMNVYELSSAAGLPCEIDPALVVALSSQKSENISPEEEYKIACLLMVFVAVSLPTLASNVMSQYSPAIEGHCNNIHCLAKAINQIAAALFTIHKGSIEDRLKEFLALASSSLLKIGQETDKMTTRNRESVYLLLDMIVQESPFLTMDLLESCFPYVLLRNAYHAVYKQSISSNA, from the exons ATGTCTCGGGGAGTGATCCAGCCCAGCCAGCAGAAACTGGCCGAGAAACTCACCATCCTCAACGACCGGGGCATCGGGATGTTGACCCGTGTTTACAATATCAAAAAG CAAGGACAAGTTTGGAAG GCATGTGGGGATCCCAAGGCTAAGCCCTCCTATCTCGTTGATAAGAACCTGGAGTCGGCGGTTAAATTTATCGTCAGGAAGTTTCCTGCGGTGGAGACGCGGAATAATAAC CTGGCTCAGCTGCAGAAGGAGAAGTCAGAGATCCTGAAAAACTTGGCTCTCTACTATTTTACCTTCGTAGATGTCATGGAATTCAAG GACcatgtgtgtgagctgctgaaCACCATCGACGCCTGCCAGGTCTTCTTTGATATT acggtgaactttgacctgacCAAGAACTACCTGGACCTGGTGGTGACTTACACTACTCTGATGACAATACTGTCGCGCATAGAGGAGAGGAAAGCCATCATAGGACTGTACAACTATGCCCATGAGATGACACACGGAGCCAG tgatCGTGAGTATCCCAGGTTGGGCCAGATGATTGTGGATTATGAAAACCCTTTGAAGAAGATGATGGAGGAGTTTGTTCCACATGGAAAG TCCCTGTCGGACGCGTTGATCAGTCTTACGATGGTTTACCCCAGGAGGAACCTGTCTGCCGACCAATGGAGGAACGCCCAGCTGCTCTCGCTCATCTCTGCCCCCTCCACCATGCTCAATCCTGCTCAGTCAGACACT ATGCCGTGTGAATATCTGTCACTGGACGCGATGGAGAAGTGGATTGTTT TCGGTTTCATCCTGTGTCACGCGGTGCTGAACACCGATGCAGCGGCGTTGTCTCTGTGGAAGTTGGCTCTGCAAAGCTCCACCTGCCTCTGCCTGTTCAGGGACGAGGTCTTCCACATCCACAAGGCCGCAGAGGATCTGTTTGTGAACATCAGAGG GTACAACAAACGCATCAACGACATCAGAGAGTGCAAAGAACAGGCCCTGTCTCATGC AGGCTCCATGCACCGAGAGAGACGCAAGTTCCTAAGATCGGCTCTGAAGGAGCTGGCCACGGTTTTAGCGGATCAGCCTGGACTGCTCGGTCCTAAG GCATTATTTGTGTTCATGGCATTGTCGTTCGCCCGTGACGAGATAATATGGCTTCTCCGACATGCCGACAACATCCAGAAGAAAAGCACAGACGACTTCATAGACAA ACACATAGCAGAGTTGATCTTCTACATGGAGGAGCTCAGAGCTCATGTCAGGAAGTATGGCCCGGTGATGCAGCGATATTACGTCCAGTACCTGTCGGGGTTTGATGCTGTGGTGCTGAATGAGCTGGTGCAG aacctgtctgtgtgtccagagGATGAGTCTATAATCATGTCCTCATTTGTCAACACTATGACCTCTCTCAGTGTCAAACAAG tggaGGACGGAGAGGTGTTTGACTTCAGAGGCATGAGACTGGACTGGTTCAgactgcag gcCTACACAAGCGTCTCCAAGGCCAGTCTTGGAATAGCCGATCACAAGGAGCTTGGTAAAATGATGAACACCATCATCTTCCACACAAAAATGGTGGATTCTCTGGTGGAGATGCTGGTGGAGACGTCCGACCTGTCCATCTTctg cttctACAGCCGCGCATTTGAGAAGATGTTCCAGCAGTGCTTGGAGCTTCCCTCCCAGAGCCGACACTCcatctgtttccctctgctctgcaCACACTTCATGTCCTGTACACACGAGCTCTGTCCTGAAGag cgaCACCACATAGGAGATCGGAGCCTGTCGTTGTGTAACATGTTTCTGGATGAAATGGCCAAACAGGCCAGAAACCTGATCACAGACATCTGCACTGAACAATGTACACTCAGCGACCAG CTGCTTCCCAAGCATTGTGCGAAGACCATCAGCCAGGCCGTGAACAAGAAGAGCAAGAAGGCGACGGGGAAGAAGGGCGAGCCGGAGCGGGAGAAACCGGGAGTGGAGAGCATGAGGAAGAACAGATTACTGGTCACCAA TCTGGACAAACTCCACACAGCGTTGTCTGAACTCTGCTTCTCCATCAACTACGTCCCCAACTTGGCGGTGTGGGAACACACTTTCACACCCAGAGAGTATCTCACCTCGCACCTGGAGATCCGATTCaccaa GTCCATAGTGGGGATGACGATGTACAACCAGGCGACCCAGGAGATAGCCAAGCCCAGCGAGCTGCTGACCAGCGTCCGGGCCTACATGACGGTGCTGCAGTCCATAGAGAACTACGTCACCATCGACATCACCCGCGTCTTCAACAacgtcctcctgcagcagacgCAGCACCTGGACAGCCATGGGGAACCCACCATCACCAGTCTGTATACAAACTG GTACTTGGAGACGTTGCTCCGTCAGGTCAGTAACGGACACATCGCCTACTTCCCTGCCATGAAGGCCTTTGTCAACCTGCCCACGGAGAACGAACTGACTTTCAACGCTGAGGAATACTCTGACATCTccg AGATGCGTTCTCTGTCGGAGCTGCTGGGGCCGTACGGGATGAAGTTCCTCAGTGAGAGTCTGATGTGGCACATCTCGTCGCAGGTCGCGGAGTtgaag AAACTGGTGGTGGAGAACATGGAGGTGCTGACTCAGATGAGGACGAGCTTCGACAAACCAGAGCACATGGCTGCGCTCTTCAAGAAACTCACCT CTGTGGACAGTGTTTTGAAGAGAATGACCATCATTGGAGTCATTTTGTCTTTCCGCTCCCTCGCTCAGGAGGCTCTGAGAGAt GTCTTATCCTGTCACATTCCTTTCCTGGTCAGTTCGGTGGAAGATTTCAAAGACCACATTCCCAGAGAGACGGACATGAAG GTGGCCATGAATGTCTACGAGCTGTCGTCAGCCGCAGGTTTACCCTGTGAGATCGACCCGGCGCTGGTCGTGGCTCTGTCCTCACAGAAGAGtg agaacaTCAGTCCGGAGGAGGAGTACAAGATCGCCTGCCTGCTGATGGTGTTTGTGGCCGTTTCACTGCCAACGCTGGCGAGCAACGTGATGTCCCAGTACAGCCCTGCCATTGAAG